From Medicago truncatula cultivar Jemalong A17 chromosome 7, MtrunA17r5.0-ANR, whole genome shotgun sequence, a single genomic window includes:
- the LOC11442409 gene encoding uncharacterized protein: MGGGTMHIDHLVPQLSNANKTLSSSCCNGQFCRKQEITSNGSLYNPVFETVPSRREVEDAISALQEFMKAVSTTIIDQQIADSYDYDSRIVQSQGYNRLYNALQLLQADPAVKRLVISLSSDEAIWDAVIRNVLHQRLLELPDAAKPKRPQSSEQREISIEILNWIFHIMKGKVLELIQSFQSLMNDLFQSPGIENATGDTSQLDEKVRSSTLLSIVILLTVIMARYQSRQV; encoded by the exons ATGGGAGGTGGAACTATGCATATTGATCATCTTGTACCTCAATTGAGTAACGCCAATAAAACCTTATCTTCTAGTTGCTGTAATGGCCAGTTCTGCAGAAAACAAGAGATAACATCAAATGGTAGTCTCTATAATCCTGTATTTGAGACTGTTCCATCTCGAAGGGAAGTTGAGGATGCAATTTCAGCTCTTCAAGA GTTTATGAAAGCAgtatcaacaacaatcataGATCAACAGATCGCAGACTCTTATGATTATGATTCAAGGATTGTGCAATCTCAAGGATATAATAGACTTTACAATGCTCTTCAGTTGCTGCAAGCTGATCCTGCTGTTAAG AGGTTAGTGATTTCACTATCATCTGATGAAGCCATTTGGGATGCTGTCATAAGAAATGTGTTGCATCAGAGGCTTCTGGAGTTGCCTGATGCAG CTAAACCTAAAAGGCCTCAGAGTTCAGAACAAAGAGAGATCAGCATAGAAATCTTAAACTGGATATTTCATATCATGAAAGGAAAAGTCTTGGAACTGATACAAAGCTTTCAGTCACTTATGAATGATTTATTCCAGTCCCCTGGGATTGAAAATGCAACAGGAGATACATCACAGTTAGATGAAAAAGTTAGGTCATCTACACTTCTTTCCATTGTCATCCTTTTAACTGTAATCATGGCTAGATATCAAAGTCGTCAAGTCTAA
- the LOC112416602 gene encoding uncharacterized protein: MATPEEAETVKSQIAQLLEQNEALLASVETIQQQQLQEKADSHHGDLDEPEPQPFSSEIWNAPVPDNFKPPHLPTFDGRGDPLEHVTVFNTRMSVYGVADSLKCKLLAGTFADAALRWYMSLPRFSIVGYQDMIRKFTQQFSGSRHRKVSSTSLFNVRQGHNESLREYLARFNDSTIKVSNPNQEVFVGAFQNGLRAGQFNESLAQKPADSMEEIIARAECYVKGEESNTEKRARDAKEKGNSGAERRNHYVPPNRDRGTFKKQYERNQHHYAPEHFTPLNTRPERILKEVLESKIIPPAPISRSKIMGPNKDAWCKYHLVQGHNTDECVHLKREIEKLIQSGKLRGYAKERGTNDRQQDKPNTEPKHTLHTISGGFAGGGESSNSRKKYVRQVMLLGEHITSPSEKSTVISFSAKDFKGVIPHDDDPLVISVQLLNWEIKRVLVDTGSSVDVLYYDAFSKMGLSEEQLQPFRGTLSGFTGKRCMYVAILL, translated from the coding sequence ATGGCAACACCAGAAGAAGCAGAAACGGTGAAGAGTCAGATCGCCCAGTTGTTGGAACAGAACGAAGCTCTACTCGCCTCGGTGGAAACCATCCAGCAACAACAGCTACAGGAGAAGGCGGACTCTCATCACGGCGATCTGGATGAGCCAGAACCCCAACCGTTCTCATCTGAAATCTGGAACGCTCCGGTTCCAGATAACTTCAAACCGCCTCACTTGCCTACTTTTGACGGGAGGGGTGATCCGTTGGAACATGTGACTGTCTTTAACACCAGAATGTCTGTGTACGGAGTCGCTGACTCCCTTAAGTGCAAGTTGTTGGCGGGTACCTTTGCTGATGCAGCTTTACGCTGGTACATGAGCCTTCCTCGCTTTTCCATTGTTGGATATCAAGACATGATAAGGAAATTCACCCAACAGTTCTCTGGGAGCCGCCACCGTAAAGTCTCGTCAACTAGCTTGTTCAACGTTCGTCAGGGACATAATGAATCGCTGAGAGAATATCTCGCTCGCTTTAACGATTCAACAATTAAGGTTTCCAACCCCAACCAAGAAGTCTTCGTTGGTGCCTTTCAGAATGGTTTGCGAGCTGGACAGTTTAACGAGTCTCTTGCGCAAAAGCCCGCCGATTCGATGGAAGAAATAATTGCCCGTGCTGAATGTTACGTGAAAGGGGAGGAGAGCAATACGGAGAAAAGAGCTCGGGATGCAAAGGAAAAAGGAAATTCAGGGGCGGAACGCAGGAATCACTACGTTCCTCCCAATAGAGATAGAGGAACATTCAAGAAACAGTATGAAAGAAATCAGCATCACTATGCGCCCGAGCACTTTACCCCTTTGAATACGCGCCCCGAAAGAATACTTAAGGAAGTACTCGAATCGAAAATCATCCCGCCAGCTCCAATAAGTCGAAGCAAGATCATGGGCCCTAACAAGGATGCTTGGTGTAAGTATCACTTGGTACAGGGCCATAACACGGATGAATGTGTTCATCTCAAGAGAGAAATCGAAAAACTCATACAAAGCGGGAAATTACGAGGATACGCTAAGGAGAGAGGTACCAATGATAGACAACAAGACAAGCCTAATACTGAGCCCAAACACACGTTACACACTATTTCGGGAGGTTTCGCTGGAGGAGGGGAGTCAAGTAATTCAAGGAAAAAGTATGTTCGCCAGGTAATGCTTTTGGGAGAACATATCACATCGCCCTCTGAAAAAAGTACCGTTATCTCTTTTTCAGCTAAAGATTTCAAAGGGGTAATTCCTCATGACGACGACCCGTTAGTCATTTCTGTCCAACTACTTAATTGGGAGATTAAGAGAGTACTCGTAGACACAGGCAGCTCCGTAGATGTTTTGTATTACGACGCCTTCAGCAAAATGGGTTTGAGCGAAGAACAACTTCAACCTTTCAGAGGAACTTTGTCCGGTTTCACTGGGAAAAGGTGCATGTACGTGGCTATATTACTTTAA
- the LOC11442410 gene encoding nuclear pore complex protein NUP62 → MSGFPFGSSSSTQSSSSTSAFSFGSSPFGSSPSPFSTTTNPTSTATAPSSFNFGSSSSLFGASPASSTPAAASAPSIFGSATAGSPFGGGTPSTPGNLFGGASSASTPLFGGAASGSTTASTTMFGGASPATSTAFGFGSSASSTPSFGAPSSASSTPLFGAPSSTPSFGVAASSASTPSFGAPSSASSMPSFGAPSSASSMPSFGAPAASASSTASFGFTFASSASSTPSFGAPSSASSTPSFSAPSSASSTLSFGAPASTPLFGAPSSASSTPSFGGTTSSAATTSFSLFSKPSAPVSTITATNSSNSSGFSLGNSTASASQPAFGFGNVSSSPAVAASSVSGTPAAAKPASSFSFTTSSAPLFSTSTVTTTTASTTTTGAAIVSASVPAFGATVAGSSAPASGGFSLSVAPVAAGSSGAGSSSASSGPSFAGFGVGSSASTASTASFGTGFQFANKTSTPAVSASTALTFGVSTSTSTAPAVSSSSTSASAAVVASSSGTTSTVSTSVAATPKLPSEITGKTVEEIIKEWNAELQERTGKFRKQANAIAEWDRRILQNRDVLLRLEIEVAKVVETQSSLERQLELIETHQQEVDKALQSVEEEAERIYKDERGLLLDDEAASTRDAMYEQSELIERELEQMTEQIKSIIHSLNSNQGGEVEAPDGMTPLDAVVRILNNQLTSLMWIDEKAEEFSSRIQKLSNQGSASDRQLMGPGSWMW, encoded by the exons ATGTCGGGTTTCCCATTTGGATCTTCATCTTCCACCCAATCATCATCCTCCACATCAGCATTTTCATTCGGATCCTCTCCATTCGGATCCTCACCTTCCCCTTTCTCCACCACAACAAACCCTACCTCCACCGCCACTGCACCTTCTTCCTTCAATTTTGGATCCTCTTCTTCCTTATTTGGTGCTTCTCCCGCTTCCTCCACACCGGCCGCTGCATCTGCTCCTTCCATTTTCGGTTCTGCCACCGCTGGCTCGCCGTTTGGTGGTGGAACTCCCTCAACTCCGGGGAATCTCTTTGGCGGAGCTTCATCGGCTTCAACACCGCTATTTGGAGGAGCGGCTTCGGGTTCAACAACGGCTTCTACAACAATGTTCGGAGGAGCGTCACCGGCAACTTCTACGGCGTTCGGATTTGGTTCATCTGCTTCATCGACTCCGTCGTTCGGAGCACCGTCCTCAGCTTCTTCTACGCCGTTATTTGGAGCACCGTCATCGACGCCGTCGTTTGGAGTTGCGGCGTCATCGGCTTCAACGCCGTCATTCGGAGCACCGTCATCGGCTTCTTCAATGCCGTCATTCGGAGCACCGTCATCAGCTTCTTCAATGCCGTCGTTTGGAGCACCAGCCGCTTCGGCTTCATCGACTGCGTCCTTTGGATTTACATTTGCATCATCTGCTTCATCGACGCCGTCTTTCGGAGCACCATCATCAGCATCTTCCACACCGTCGTTTAGTGCACCGTCATCGGCTTCTTCTACGCTGTCATTCGGAGCTCCGGCTTCTACGCCATTGTTTGGAGCACCGTCATCAGCATCTTCTACTCCGTCCTTTGGTGGAACAACCTCTTCTGCAGCAACCACgtctttttcacttttttcaaaACCCTCTGCTCCAGTTAGTACTATAACCGCAACGAATTCTTCTAATTCGTCAGGGTTTTCATTAGGAAACTCAACTGCATCCGCTTCTCAACCAGCATTTGGTTTCGGCAATGTGTCTTCGTCTCCGGCGGTGGCGGCATCTTCAGTGTCCGGTACACCGGCTGCTGCTAAGCCAGCGAGTTCTTTCTCGTTTACTACATCATCGGCGCCGTTGTTTTCGACCTCGACTGTGACTACTACAACAGCCTCCACAACTACGACTGGTGCTGCGATTGTTTCGGCTTCTGTGCCTGCTTTTGGTGCTACTGTTGCTGGATCTTCTGCTCCGGCGAGTGGTGGATTTTCGTTGTCGGTTGCTCCAGTGGCAGCAGGGTCTAGTGGAGCTGGCTCGTCATCGGCCAGTAGTGGACCGTCGTTTGCAGGTTTTGGTGTAGGAAGCTCGGCGTCTACTGCTTCGACAGCTTCTTTTGGGACGGGATTTCAGTTTGCTAATAAGACTTCAACTCCGGCTGTTTCAGCATCCACTGCTCTTACATTTG GGGTGAGCACTTCAACCTCTACTGCTCCAGCCGTTTCTAGTTCGAGCACTAGTGCATCTGCTGCTGTTGTGGCTTCCAGTAGTGG AACTACTTCAACTGTCAGCACATCAGTTGCCGCCACACCAAAATTGCCGTCTGAAATCACAGGGAAGACTGTGGAGGAG ATTATCAAGGAGTGGAATGCTGAGTTGCAAGAGAGAACTGGGAAATTTCGAAAACAAGCTAATGCAATAGCTGAATGGGATCGCAGGATTTTACAGAATCGTGATGTTCTATTGAGGCTTGAG ATTGAAGTGGCCAAAGTAGTTGAGACACAATCAAGTTTGGAGCGGCAATTGGAGTTGATAGAGACTCATCAACAGGAG GTTGATAAGGCCTTACAAAGTGTTGAGGAAGAAGCTGAACGTATTTACAAGGATGAGCGTGGTTTACTACTTGATGATGAAGCTGCGTCCACAAGAGATGCTAT GTATGAGCAGTCAGAACTGATAGAAAGGGAACTAGAGCAAATGACAGAGCAGATAAAGTCAATTATCCATTCCCTTAATTCAAACCAGGGTGGAGAGGTTGAAGCACCAGATGGAATGACTCCACTAGATGCTGTTGTTCGAATTTTAAATAATCAACTAACTTCTCTCATGTGGATCGATGAAAAG GCTGAAGAATTTTCTTCACGCATTCAGAAGCTATCAAACCAAGGTTCTGCTTCAGATCGTCAGCTGATGGGACCTGGAAGTTGGATGTGGTGA